AGGGGTGGATGTCCGGATCGATATCCGCCGCCGTTACCGCAGCATCGAATTTTTTTGCACAAAAGATACCGGTCATTCCCCATCCGCAGCCGATTTCTAGGATTTTAGCACCGGGTATCAACCGGGTTTTTCTAATGTGGTCGATGAGCACCCAGCTTGTGCTCCATGATTTATTGCCATGAACGGAGGGTGCGTGTTTTCTTTTCAGTTTTGCGATTTCGGGATGGCGTGAAAGCAGCAGCCGGAGTCCGTATGCCTTGATTTCCGTTTTGTTGTTGACGGCAGTCAAAATTGTCCTTTCTGAAATTGTTTGTAACCGTGTATGAGAATAACGCTCGGAAACAGAAGTATCCGCAAGGATGCTTCAATCGTTTTTTTCAGCGAAACGTGCAGGTGGGATTTTATTACCCTTTAACATTAGAATGTCAAGGTCGCGACGGAAATATCGGCAGGAATAAGTAAACAAAAGGGAGAACCGAAATGTTCATACGGCCCTCCCTTTTGTTTAGGTGCAAGTAGAACCTATTTCAAAAAAAAGATTTTCGTTCCAGATCAAGGCGAAGCCAAGCATCAACCCGCAGGAATACTTGTGTATTTCGAGGACTTGATGCGCGGATTCAACGCCGATATGGGGCGAAAAGACTTTTTTGAGATAGGTTCTAGTGTTATACCGAGAGCTCTTTAATGGCTGCTAAAAGCTGACTTAATTTGCACGGTTTGGTAAACACCTTGATGGCGCCAAGTGTTTTGGCAATATCCAATTCCATCTGGGGGTCAAAAAATTTCTTTCCGGTGATGGCAAATATATGAACATTCGGAAAATCCTGCTTTACTTCCAAGATCAACGTGTGTCCGTCTTTTTCCGGCATGAATATATCCGTAATCATTAAATCGGCAGGTTCCGCACGAAATAGCGCTATCGCTTCATTTCCGTTTGTCGCCAGACGGACCTGATATCCGAATTTTTCCAGGGCTTCCTTGAACAACCGGCGCACCGGTTCCTCATCGTCGACAAACAGGATGCTCTTTACGGGATTTTTAACGGGGGTGTCCGTAAGATCGTCAATAATCGTATCCCGGGATTCCGACTGGTCATCGTAAACGGTTTCCTGATTTTCGGACATTGATTCTGTCTGATCATCCGGCGTCATCATTTTACTGCTGTTGTAGGCATTCATGCGATTGCCTTATCCTCCATGAAAATTTATCCAGAAAAGAAAGATGCGCCGCAAGACTAAAAAATAACGTGCATGGTCATAATCTAAGCGCAAACGCTTTTGTGTGTTTGTATAAAATGATACAAAATTTGTGCCAATACTTAAAATCAGCCAGAAAAAATTTAGAAGCGGCTGTGTTTATAACAACATACAGATATCATTATAAAACAAGTTGTCAGGCGAAGAAATGAAATGTCGCGACAATAAGCAGTAAGCGTGAGAGCTTGGAAGTTTATGCACAGTTTTGTGTGCAGGTGCACGGTTTTGTGTGCACCCGGGGCGCCGATCTAAAGTGTTTCTTTGGATGCCTTGTCGATATCTACGATCTTGCTTTTAAGATATTTCTTGGTTTCATACTTGGTAATCTTCATGAGCTTGTTGGTTATTTGACCCATTCGTTCGGTTTGTTCCATGAGGGTCGTCAATTTTTCATAGTGTGGATCAGTGGTTTTCACATCCAGCAACAGCAATTCAGCAACCCCCGACACCACCTGCAGGGGCTGATTCATTTCATGGCAGACGGCGCCGGCCGTTTCAAAGACTGCTTGAAGTTTTTCTTTTTCCAGCAGCGCATTTTGTAAAGCGAGGATCCGGCGGCCCACATTGATTCTTGAGCGTAATTCGTTGTTTCCAAACGGCTTGGTAATATAGTCGTCTGCGCCGGCATCGAGTCCGGCTACGATATCATCCTCCTGGTCCCGCGCGGTCAGGAGGATGATATAAGTGGGGGT
This portion of the Desulfobacterales bacterium genome encodes:
- a CDS encoding response regulator, coding for MKILIAEDDAITLKMLERKLGSWGYEVVSFTDGKAAWEKLQQDDALNLLLLDWMMPGMDGIEICRKLNQQPKDTPTYIILLTARDQEDDIVAGLDAGADDYITKPFGNNELRSRINVGRRILALQNALLEKEKLQAVFETAGAVCHEMNQPLQVVSGVAELLLLDVKTTDPHYEKLTTLMEQTERMGQITNKLMKITKYETKKYLKSKIVDIDKASKETL
- a CDS encoding response regulator, which codes for MNAYNSSKMMTPDDQTESMSENQETVYDDQSESRDTIIDDLTDTPVKNPVKSILFVDDEEPVRRLFKEALEKFGYQVRLATNGNEAIALFRAEPADLMITDIFMPEKDGHTLILEVKQDFPNVHIFAITGKKFFDPQMELDIAKTLGAIKVFTKPCKLSQLLAAIKELSV